The genomic DNA CTATCGCCGGATGATCTACGAAGATGAACGCGCTCCCGCCGCCCAGCAGCTCGGTTTCGTTCTGCACTTGGGCGATTTCATCTACGAGGTGGTGCAGTATCCCGACGAGGTGAAGACACGCTACGACCGCACGATCTACGAGGTCGCGCGCCTCCCGGACGGCCCGAAAGTCGGCAAGTTCCACATACCGCTGACCGTCGACGGCTACCGAGCCATCTACCAGGGCTATCTCGCCGATCCCGACCTCCAAGACGCGCGCGCGCGCTGGCCGTTCGTCGCGATCTGGGACAACCACGAATTCTCGTGGCAAGGTTGGCAAAGCATCGTCAAGGCAGGGAGGTTCGAGCAGCCTGGCCAGAGCGTCAAGGTCGCCGCGAACCAGGCCTGGTTCGAATATCTCCCCGCGCGTGTCGCTCCGCCGAGCGGGTCGCTTGAGCGTTTCGATCCACCAGCCGTGAAAGACGTTCCGGTCACGGAGTTCGACAGCGACGGGCTGGGGATGGAACCGAACAACCTGACGGCGATCAACAGCCTCCAGGCCTACAGGGCGCTGCGTTACGGTCAGCACCTGGACGTGATCATCACCGACCAGCATAGCTATCGGAGCGCAGATCCCTTCAGCGATCCGTCTTTGGCCAAGCTTGGCGGGGACGAGTACATCGGGATGTTCCCCGAGCCGGAAATGCGGGCTCTCGACGGCGGGCGCGCCTACAACGGCGGCGACCCTCCTCCGGAGATCCGGTTCAACGATGCGCATGTCCCCAACCCGCAACGGAGCGCGCCGCCGCAGACGATCCTCGGGGCAGAGCAGAAGCGATGGTTCAAGGACAAGCTCCGGAGCTCAACCGCGGCGTGGAAGATCTGGGCCAACTCGCTAGGCGCACTGGATAGGCGCGCCGACCCCCAGAACCTGCCGGCGGGTCTCACCAAGGAGCCCTGGCCACCGGACACCTTCGCCTCCTTGGGCGGGGGAGATTACGGCACGGCGTACGCAGAGCGCGCTGAGATCTACCACCTCGTACGCGACGCGAAGATCACAGGCTTCGCCATCGTTTCCGGCGACCGCCACAGCTTCTGGGCCGGATATGCGACGGCGGAACTTCCGCCCGGCAAATTCGAGCCGATCGGGTTGAGCTTCGTGGGTGGGTCCCTCGTCAGCCCAGGAGCGATGGAGGCCTATGAGCACGGACTGCCGAAGGATGCGCCGCTACGACCCCTGTTCCTTGCGGACAAGGACGCGGGTGCGAAGCCGGACTGGACCTTCAACATGCTGCTGAGGCACGGCGTCCGTGCGTGCCTCGAGTATGCGAAGAGCTTCGACCTCGAGCGCGCACGGTCGCTGTCCAACCCGGATCTGGCTCCGCACCTCGAGTTCGTCGATCTTGGAGGACACGGTTACGCGAAGGTCCGATTGTCGGCCGACGAGATGCGCACCGAGTTTGTCTGCATCCCACG from Candidatus Eisenbacteria bacterium includes the following:
- a CDS encoding alkaline phosphatase D family protein, with the protein product MTISRRSFLKAALAIGASLAWGGPARASRVRWHERRDLYPQGVASGDPDPHSVILWTRRPFAQGTRQLLTVEVAEDEAFQRVIAHAEAPVSSAADWTARVLVGGLRPARTYWYRFTDTDGNGSRVGRTITAPLPNDPRTVNFAFVSCQDINEGKLNAYRRMIYEDERAPAAQQLGFVLHLGDFIYEVVQYPDEVKTRYDRTIYEVARLPDGPKVGKFHIPLTVDGYRAIYQGYLADPDLQDARARWPFVAIWDNHEFSWQGWQSIVKAGRFEQPGQSVKVAANQAWFEYLPARVAPPSGSLERFDPPAVKDVPVTEFDSDGLGMEPNNLTAINSLQAYRALRYGQHLDVIITDQHSYRSADPFSDPSLAKLGGDEYIGMFPEPEMRALDGGRAYNGGDPPPEIRFNDAHVPNPQRSAPPQTILGAEQKRWFKDKLRSSTAAWKIWANSLGALDRRADPQNLPAGLTKEPWPPDTFASLGGGDYGTAYAERAEIYHLVRDAKITGFAIVSGDRHSFWAGYATAELPPGKFEPIGLSFVGGSLVSPGAMEAYEHGLPKDAPLRPLFLADKDAGAKPDWTFNMLLRHGVRACLEYAKSFDLERARSLSNPDLAPHLEFVDLGGHGYAKVRLSADEMRTEFVCIPRPIARSERPDGGAIRYRVLHTAALWKHGERPQLKTSVLEGDVGLSI